From one Bos indicus x Bos taurus breed Angus x Brahman F1 hybrid chromosome 7, Bos_hybrid_MaternalHap_v2.0, whole genome shotgun sequence genomic stretch:
- the LOC113895688 gene encoding zinc finger protein 77-like, protein MDSVVFEDVAVNFTLEEWELLDPAQRKLYRDVMLETCRNLATVGSCPQVKVSVSSSQWDILETGLCIEREVVRFTRNDSRSVLGENWAFHNVRDQHLTQERRVRNHLVESLCEGKEDHQSLKTPNRIIDLTVHESYQTKIQPHQCITCGKAFRDHSLKKNQQKSHIGQKPYTCEECGQTCSCVLCLSPAGETDFVEKPDKCQDDGRASKRSMKSHSSKHSLDCKKSGKALTFQGHKRGQYGQKIYVCDVCGKSFSYYCQLKRHVRTHTGEKPYKCKECGKAFTGISHFREHVRMHTGEKPYECKQCGKAFSWCTYLREHMRTHSGEKPYECKQCGKAFPYLKSLQGHVRIHTGEKPYVCNDCGKSYSCPKYFRKHVKTHSGVKPYECTECRKAFITSSSLREHMKTHSEEKPYQCQQCGKAFRYPRSLQGHMITHSEEKPYECQQCEKAYRCLISLQRHMKTHTGEKF, encoded by the exons GTTCTTGCCCTCAAGTTAAGGTCAGTGTATCAAGTTCTCAGTGGGATATCTTGGAGACTGGACTATGCATTGAACGGGAAGTTGTAAGATTCACAAGAAATGATTCTAGGTCTGTTTTGGGAGAAAACTGGGCATTTCATAACGTGCGAGATCAGCATCTAACTCAGGAGAGGCGTGTGAG AAATCATTTGGTGGAAAGTCTCTGTGAAGGTAAAGAAGATCATCAATCTCTAAAAACACCGAACAGGATTATAGATCTTACTGTGCATGAGAGTTATCAGACTAAAATTCAGCCTCATCAATGCATTACATGTGGAAAAGCCTTCAGGGATCATTCTTTGAAGAAGAATCAGCAAAAGTCTCACATTGGGCAAAAACCTTATACATGTGAGGAATGTGGACAAACCTGCAGTTGTGTCTTGTGCCTCAGCCCTGCTGGGGAAACAGACTTTGTAGAGAAACCTGATAAATGTCAAGATGATGGGCGAGCATCTAAGAGATCCATGAAGAGTCACAGTAGTAAACATTCCTTAGACTGTAAAAAATCTGGAAAAGCTCTCACTTTTCAGGGACATAAGAGAGGTCAATATGGCCAGAAAAtctatgtgtgtgatgtgtgtgggaAATCTTTCAGTTATTATTGCCAACTTAAACGGCACGTGAgaactcacactggagagaaaccctataagTGCAAAGAATGTGGGAAAGCTTTTACTGGCATCTCACACTTCCGAGAACATGTCCGAATgcacactggagagaagccctatgAGTGTAAGCAGTGTGGCAAGGCTTTCAGCTGGTGCACTTACCTTCGGGAACACATGCGAACACACAGTGGAGAAAAGCCCTATGAATGTAAGCAGTGTGGCAAAGCTTTTCCCTATCTCAAATCCCTGCAAGGACACGTGAGGATACACACAGGAGAGAAGCCTTATGTGTGTAATGATTGTGGGAAATCCTACAGTTGTCCTAAGTACTTCAGAAAACACGTGAAAACACACAGTGGAGTAAAACCCTATGAATGTACAGAATGCAGGAAAGCATTCATCACTTCTTCGTCCCTTCGAGAACACATGAAAACACACAGTGAAGAGAAGCCTTATCAGTGCCAGcagtgtgggaaagccttcaggTATCCAAGATCTTTGCAAGGACACATGATAACTCACAGTGAAGAGAAACCGTACGAATGTCAGCAGTGTGAAAAAGCCTACAGGTGTCTCATATCCCTGCAGAGACACATGAAGACACATACTGGCGAGAAATTCTGA